In Carassius gibelio isolate Cgi1373 ecotype wild population from Czech Republic chromosome B17, carGib1.2-hapl.c, whole genome shotgun sequence, a single window of DNA contains:
- the zgc:162184 gene encoding calpain-1 catalytic subunit isoform X1 has product MPPPRVNKRSKNETTTNNNTGTLDDPLKFLDQDYQELKKLCITNLKRFVDDKFPPDSSSIDPKNKLKMNLDQIEWLRPSKIVSDPQLIVQGVSRFDYSQGSYLGNCWFLASVGALTFQKEIMDQIMPADQSFGEDYAGIFHFRFWRFGKWIDVVIDDKLPTIKRKLIFVHSKTSNEFWPALLEKAYAKVCGSYADMHAGRVSEALLDFTGGVHICLELQKPVIDLWSLMERAGKSKALMACGTRQGKKSEDILPNGIVQGHAYSVTGVFKVTCQGKPVRLVRLLNPWGREEWKDAWSDESLLWNKVSEKERKMCRSLANDGEFWMSMEDFTKYFEDVDICCLRPDFLDNSSKCTWTTTQYNGIWESGTTAGGCSNNKETYWTNPQFRVRIEKLDEECAKGQCPENILVSLMQKHENRYRSLDSDYPIGFDVYLIPPEASKIQFKLNSIKNIITTCVLLCQ; this is encoded by the exons ATGCCTCCACCTCGAGTAAACAAGAGATCTAAGAATGAAACCACCACAAATAACAACACGGGCACTCTCGACGACCCTTTGAAATTCTTGGATCAGGACTACCAGGAGTTGAAGAAGCTCTGCATCACAAATCTAAAGAGATTTGTTGATGACAAGTTCCCACCAGACAGCAGCTCCATTGACCCAAAGAACAAACTTAAAATGAATCTGGACCAAATCGAGTGGTTGAGACCATCA aaaatagtgTCAGACCCTCAGCTTATTGTACAGGGGGTGTCAAGGTTCGACTATTCCCAAGGATCTTATTTag GAAACTGCTGGTTTTTAGCTTCAGTTGGGGCTTTAACATTTCAGAAGGAAATCATGGACCAGATCATGCCAGCTGACCAGTCATTTGGTGAAGATTACGCAGGGATATTTCACTTCAGA TTCTGGCGGTTTGGGAAATGGATTGACGTGGTCATCGATGACAAACTTCCAACAATCAAAAGAAAGCTCATTTTTGTACATTCAAAGACATCTAATGAGTTTTGGCCTGCCTTACTGGAGAAAGCCTATGCCAA GGTGTGCGGCTCCTATGCTGACATGCATGCTGGTCGTGTATCTGAGGCTCTGCTGGACTTCACCGGCGGCGTCCATATATGCCTTGAACTACAAAAACCTGTTATTGATTTGTGGAGTCTGATGGAACGTGCAGGGAAATCTAAGGCTCTGATGGCCTGCGGCACCCGTCAGGGG AAAAAATCTGAGGATATATTACCTAATGGTATTGTTCAAGGCCACGCTTATTCAGTGACGGGAGTTTTTAAG GTAACCTGTCAAGGAAAACCAGTAAGGCTGGTGAGACTGTTGAATCCATGGGGAAGAGAAGAATGGAAAGATGCCTGGAGTGACGA GTCATTATTGTGGAACAAAGTGAGTGAGAAGGAGCGAAAAATGTGTCGTTCTTTGGCCAATGATGGGGAGTTCTG GATGTCAATGGAGGACTTCACCAAATACTTCGAAGACGTTGATATTTGTTGCCTCAGACCTGATTTTCTGGACAATTCTTCTAAATGTACTTGGACAACTACACAATACAATGGTATCTGGGAATCTGGGACTACAGCTGGTGGCTGCAGCAATAATAAAG AGACTTATTGGACAAACCCTCAGTTTCGGGTGAGGATTGAGAAGCTTGATGAGGAATGTGCTAAAGGCCAGTGTCCTGAAAACATACTGGTGTCCCTCATGCAGAAACATGAAAACAGATACAGAAGTCTTGATTCTGACTACCCCATTGGCTTCGATGTTTATCTG ATTCCACCAGAGGCAAGTAAAATACAGTTCAAGCTCAAtagtattaaaaacattataaccACATGTGTTTTGCtttgtcaataa
- the zgc:162184 gene encoding calpain-1 catalytic subunit isoform X2: MPPPRVNKRSKNETTTNNNTGTLDDPLKFLDQDYQELKKLCITNLKRFVDDKFPPDSSSIDPKNKLKMNLDQIEWLRPSKIVSDPQLIVQGVSRFDYSQGSYLGNCWFLASVGALTFQKEIMDQIMPADQSFGEDYAGIFHFRFWRFGKWIDVVIDDKLPTIKRKLIFVHSKTSNEFWPALLEKAYAKVCGSYADMHAGRVSEALLDFTGGVHICLELQKPVIDLWSLMERAGKSKALMACGTRQGKKSEDILPNGIVQGHAYSVTGVFKVTCQGKPVRLVRLLNPWGREEWKDAWSDESLLWNKVSEKERKMCRSLANDGEFWMSMEDFTKYFEDVDICCLRPDFLDNSSKCTWTTTQYNGIWESGTTAGGCSNNKETYWTNPQFRVRIEKLDEECAKGQCPENILVSLMQKHENRYRSLDSDYPIGFDVYLIPPELKDEKFPAKFFYRRSPVESSGNFISTRHVMKFFKLEPGEYLIVPSTYNPNECAKFMLSIFTKSESHRRRTKPPMTYV, encoded by the exons ATGCCTCCACCTCGAGTAAACAAGAGATCTAAGAATGAAACCACCACAAATAACAACACGGGCACTCTCGACGACCCTTTGAAATTCTTGGATCAGGACTACCAGGAGTTGAAGAAGCTCTGCATCACAAATCTAAAGAGATTTGTTGATGACAAGTTCCCACCAGACAGCAGCTCCATTGACCCAAAGAACAAACTTAAAATGAATCTGGACCAAATCGAGTGGTTGAGACCATCA aaaatagtgTCAGACCCTCAGCTTATTGTACAGGGGGTGTCAAGGTTCGACTATTCCCAAGGATCTTATTTag GAAACTGCTGGTTTTTAGCTTCAGTTGGGGCTTTAACATTTCAGAAGGAAATCATGGACCAGATCATGCCAGCTGACCAGTCATTTGGTGAAGATTACGCAGGGATATTTCACTTCAGA TTCTGGCGGTTTGGGAAATGGATTGACGTGGTCATCGATGACAAACTTCCAACAATCAAAAGAAAGCTCATTTTTGTACATTCAAAGACATCTAATGAGTTTTGGCCTGCCTTACTGGAGAAAGCCTATGCCAA GGTGTGCGGCTCCTATGCTGACATGCATGCTGGTCGTGTATCTGAGGCTCTGCTGGACTTCACCGGCGGCGTCCATATATGCCTTGAACTACAAAAACCTGTTATTGATTTGTGGAGTCTGATGGAACGTGCAGGGAAATCTAAGGCTCTGATGGCCTGCGGCACCCGTCAGGGG AAAAAATCTGAGGATATATTACCTAATGGTATTGTTCAAGGCCACGCTTATTCAGTGACGGGAGTTTTTAAG GTAACCTGTCAAGGAAAACCAGTAAGGCTGGTGAGACTGTTGAATCCATGGGGAAGAGAAGAATGGAAAGATGCCTGGAGTGACGA GTCATTATTGTGGAACAAAGTGAGTGAGAAGGAGCGAAAAATGTGTCGTTCTTTGGCCAATGATGGGGAGTTCTG GATGTCAATGGAGGACTTCACCAAATACTTCGAAGACGTTGATATTTGTTGCCTCAGACCTGATTTTCTGGACAATTCTTCTAAATGTACTTGGACAACTACACAATACAATGGTATCTGGGAATCTGGGACTACAGCTGGTGGCTGCAGCAATAATAAAG AGACTTATTGGACAAACCCTCAGTTTCGGGTGAGGATTGAGAAGCTTGATGAGGAATGTGCTAAAGGCCAGTGTCCTGAAAACATACTGGTGTCCCTCATGCAGAAACATGAAAACAGATACAGAAGTCTTGATTCTGACTACCCCATTGGCTTCGATGTTTATCTG ATTCCACCAGAG TTGAAAGATGAAAAGTTCCCTGCCAAGTTCTTCTACCGCAGAAGTCCTGTGGAAAGTAGTGGGAACTTCATCAGTACAAGACATGTGATGAAATTCTTCAAGCTTGAACCAGGAGAGTATCTCATTGTGCCCTCTACTTATAATCCTAATGAGTGTGCAAAATTCATGCTGTCCATCTTCACAAAGAGTGAATCGCATAGGAGAAGAACTAAACCTCCGATGACATATGTGTGA
- the LOC127976730 gene encoding calpain-1 catalytic subunit-like: MPPPRFTLQNLRNESTKKDETGTLGVPLKFLDQDYQELQKSCITNKMRFVDDNFPPDSSSIDPQKKLKLDLDQIKWLRPSNIVSDPQLIVQGASRFDYSQGSYLGNCWFLASVGALTFQNDIMDQVMPADQSFGKDYAGIFHFRFWRFGKWIDVVIDDKLPTIKGQLIFVHAKTSNEFWPALLEKAYAKVCGSYADMHAGWVSEALLDFTGGIHVYFKLKQTSTDLWSLMDRAVKAKALMGCSTSRGDTSANTVLPNGIVQGHAYTVTGVFKVTSQGEAVKLVRVLNPWGKGEWTGAWSDKSLLWNNVSESDQSNCQSLAIDGEFWMSMEDFTENFKDIDICCLSPDFLNSSSKYSWTSTCYYGSWDAGSTAGGRPNNKETFWTNPQFRVRIEKLDEECAIGQCPENILVSLMQKHENRYRSLVSNYFIGFSVFAIPPEMKDEKFPAKFFYNRRPVEASEKFTQARHVMKLFKLEPGEYLIVPSTLNPNECAKFMLSIFLKSGSLKRKLENIS; encoded by the exons atgcctCCACCACGTTTTACCCTCCAAAATCTCAGGAATGAATCCACCAAAAAAGACGAAACCGGCACTCTTGGTGTTCCTTTGAAATTCTTGGATCAGGACTACCAGGAGCTGCAGAAGAGCTGCATCACCAATAAGATGAGATTTGTTGATGACAATTTCCCTCCAGACAGCAGCTCCATTGACCCACAGAAGAAACTTAAACTGGATCTGGACCAGATCAAGTGGTTGAGACCATCA AATATAGTGTCAGACCCTCAGCTCATTGTACAGGGGGCATCTAGGTTTGACTATTCCCAAGGATCGTATTTAg GGAACTGCTGGTTTCTTGCTTCAGTTGGGGCTTTAACATTTCAGAATGACATCATGGACCAGGTCATGCCAGCTGACCAGTCATTTGGTAAAGATTATGCAGGGATATTTCACTTCAGA TTCTGGCGATTTGGGAAATGGATTGATGTTGTCATTGATGACAAACTGCCAACAATCAAAGGACAGCTCATTTTTGTTCATGCAAAAACATCTAATGAGTTTTGGCCTGCCTTACTGGAGAAAGCTTATGCCAA GGTGTGCGGCTCCTATGCTGACATGCATGCTGGTTGGGTATCTGAGGCTCTGCTGGACTTCACCGGTGGCATCCATGTTTACTTCAAACTGAAACAAACGTCCACTGATTTGTGGAGCCTGATGGACCGTGCAGTCAAAGCAAAGGCCCTCATGGGCTGCAGCACTTCTCGTGGG GATACATCTGCAAACACAGTATTACCCAATGGCATTGTTCAAGGCCATGCATATACAGTGACAGGGGTTTTCAAG GTTACATCCCAAGGAGAAGCAGTAAAGCTGGTGAGAGTGTTGAACCCTTGGGGAAAAGGCGAGTGGACCGGTGCCTGGAGTGACAA gtcATTATTGTGGAACAATGTGAGTGAAAGTGACCAATCCAATTGTCAATCTTTGGCCATTGATGGGGAGTTCTG GATGTCAATGGAGGACTTCACTGAAAACTTCAAGGACATTGATATTTGCTGCCTCAGTCCTGATTTTCTCAACAGTTCTTCTAAATACAGCTGGACTTCCACGTGCTATTATGGAAGCTGGGATGCTGGGAGTACAGCCGGGGGCCGCCCCAATAATAAag AGACTTTCTGGACAAACCCTCAGTTTCGGGTGAGGATTGAGAAGCTTGATGAGGAATGTGCTATCGGCCAGTGTCCTGAAAACATACTGGTGTCCCTCATGCAGAAACATGAAAACAGATACAGAAGTCTTGTTTCTAACTACTTCATCGGCTTCAGTGTTTTTGCG ATACCACCAGAG ATGAAAGATGAAAAGTTCCCAGCCAAGTTCTTCTATAATAGACGTCCTGTGGAAGCTAGTGAGAAATTTACCCAAGCAAGACATGTGATGAAATTATTCAAGCTTGAACCAGGAGAGTATCTCATTGTACCATCCACTCTAAATCCTAATGAGTGTGCAAAATTCATGCTGTCCATCTTTTTAAAGAGTGGATCCCTTAAGAGGAAATTAGAAAACATATCATGA